In Melanotaenia boesemani isolate fMelBoe1 chromosome 16, fMelBoe1.pri, whole genome shotgun sequence, the following proteins share a genomic window:
- the csgalnact2 gene encoding chondroitin sulfate N-acetylgalactosaminyltransferase 2, producing the protein MPRRGLPFQGRVRWLFLGLFLLLVLLLFAYLLECTPPADVSLVLPGLAGESYGKEYYQALMQEQEERHLNRASSLKRQIAQLKQELQEMSERLKLLQEKKEPPGVQGLGENKDQEPGDLLEYLHSQIDKAEVNTGARLPSEYALVPFESFTSSKVYQLEMGLTRHPEEKPVRKDRRDELVEVIEAALDIINNPDEEDGVEDDTPMQRQTYTDGHFAEGLYRTERDKGTLYELFFAKEDSSSVRHVTLFRPFGPIMKVRSTSVETSGMIINIIVPLAGRVDTFSQFLQNFREVCIQQDRRVHLTVVYFGQEGLQEVKSSLEKISREENFSNYTLIPVDEEFSRGRGLDIGAHAWKKGDVLMFFCDVDIHFTLDFLNTCRLHTAPNKKVFYPVVFSLYNPAIVYGNIELAPPVELQLIHKKDTGFWRDFGFGMTCQYRSDFLNIGGFDLEVKGWGVEDVHLYRKYLRSDMIVIRTPVSGLFHLWHEKQCADELTPEQYRMCIQSKAMNEASHPHLGMLVFREEIEAHLRKQAFKTQSKTED; encoded by the exons ATGCCCAGGCGAGGGTTGCCATTCCAGGGTCGGGTCCGCTGGCTCTTCCTGGGCCTCTTCCTGCTGCtggtgttgctgctgtttgCATATCTGCTAGAGTGCACTCCACCAGCGGACGTCAGCCTGGTCCTGCCCGGCCTAGCGGGAGAGAGCTATGGGAAGGAATACTACCAGGCTCTGATGCAGGAACAGGAGGAGCGACACTTAAACCGTGCTTCCAGTCTCAAACGGCAGATTGCTCAGCTCAAGCAGGAGCTTCAGGAAATGAGTGAGAGGCTGAAGCTTCTGCAAGAGAAGAAGGAGCCCCCAGGGGTTCAGGGTCTTGGAGAGAATAAAGACCAAGAGCCAGGAGACCTTTTGGAGTACCTGCACTCTCAGATCGATAAGGCTGAGGTCAACACAGGAGCACGTCTGCCAAGCGAGTATGCTCTTGTACCCTTTGAGAGTTTCACCTCATCTAAGGTGTACCAGCTGGAGATGGGGTTGACACGGCACCCAGAGGAGAAGCCGGTCCGCAAAGACCGCAGGGACGAGCTGGTGGAGGTCATTGAAGCTGCGCTGGATATCATCAACAACCCTGATGAGGAGGACGGCGTGGAGGACGACACACCCATGCAGAGACAAACCTACACAGACGGCCACTTTGCTGAAG GACTGTACCGGACGGAGCGAGACAAAGGGACACTTTATGAACTCTTCTTTGCCAAAGAAGACTCCAGCAGCGTCCGCCACGTTACGCTTTTCAGACCATTTGGTCCCATAATGAAAGTCAGGAGCACATCTGTGGAGACATCAGGAATGATCATCAACATCATCGTGCCGTTGGCGGGCAGAGTCGACACTTTCTCACAGTTCTTACAAAACTTCAG ggaagTGTGCATACAGCAGGACAGACGAGTTCATCTCACAGTGGTTTATTTTGGACAGGAAGGCCTGCAGGAGGTGAAGTCATCTTTGGAAAAAATATCCAG GGAAGAGAACTTCTCCAATTACACTCTGATCCCAGTAGATGAGGAGTTTTCCCGCGGTCGAGGTTTGGACATCGGAGCACACGCGTGGAAAAAAGGCGAtgtcttaatgtttttttgtgacGTGGAtatacattttacactggacTTCCTCAACACTTGCCGTCTCCACACTGCTCCCA ACAAGAAAGTCTTCTATCCAGTGGTGTTCAGTCTGTACAATCCTGCTATAGTTTATGGAAATATAGAGCTGGCTCCTCCTGTTGAACTCCAGCTG ATTCACAAAAAAGACACTGGTTTCTGGAGAGATTTTGGATTTGGGATGACGTGTCAATATCGCTCAGATTTCCTAAACATCG GAGGTTTTGATCTTGAAGTGAAAGGCTGGGGTGTAGAAGACGTCCATCTTTATAGGAAGTACCTTCGGAGTGACATGATAGTGATCCGGACTCCGGTGTCGGGTCTCTTCCACCTGTGGCATGAGAAGCAGTGTGCGGACGAGCTGACGCCGGAGCAGTACCGCATGTGCATCCAGTCCAAAGCCATGAACGAGGCCTCCCACCCTCACTTGGGCATGCTGGTTTTTCGGGAGGAGATCGAAGCTCACCTACGCAAGCAGGCCTTCAAGACTCAAAGCAAAACTGAGGACTAA